In Oryza sativa Japonica Group chromosome 3, ASM3414082v1, one DNA window encodes the following:
- the LOC107275999 gene encoding uncharacterized protein, with translation MAKQSCCHKKKLRRGLWSPEEDEKLMNHIAKYGHGCWSSVPKLAGLERCGKSCRLRWINYLRPDLKRGTFSQEEEDLIIQLHSMLGNKWSQIAAQLPGRTDNEVKNFWNSYIKKKLRDRGIDPATHKPLAADSSATPTNTTAAAASRSTATCRAVFSDAELQIPTAAAVQQQQQAPLVGAMQLVDGIKMPLDDYWPAAAAAAAPSSSTTTFSAYHHALSMQQQAAAGCGAAAAFDMDALSHCGVVVAPSASSSSTLTSMAGLSPAAADAAEQSANVAAAAAATTTNLPWLDLGHANPIATMDHYAGVLDELRWSDYFDGAYQAATTATQGGALQGQCLYDGGGGGGKDVDDAVQFVDVHSLSNWC, from the exons ATGGCGAAGCAGTCGTGCTGCCACAAGAAGAAGCTGAGGAGGGGGCTGTGgtcgccggaggaggacgagAAGCTCATGAATCACATCGCCAAGTATGGCCACGGTTGCTGGAGCTCCGTCCCCAAGCTTGCAG GACTGGAGAGATGCGGCAAGAGCTGCAGGTTGAGGTGGATAAACTACCTGAGGCCAGACCTCAAGAGGGGCACCTTCTCCCAGGAGGAGGAAGACCTCATCATTCAGCTGCATTCCATGCTTGGCAACAA GTGGTCGCAGATCGCGGCGCAGCTGCCGGGGCGGACCGACAACGAGGTCAAGAACTTCTGGAACTCGTACATCAAGAAGAAGCTCAGGGACCGCGGCATCGACCCCGCCACCCACAAGCCGCTCGCTGCCGACTCCTCCGCGACGCCCACgaacacgacggcggcggcggcgtcgaggtcgaCGGCCACCTGCCGCGCGGTGTTCAGCGACGCCGAGCTGCAgataccgacggcggcggccgtgcagcagcagcagcaggcgccgCTCGTCGGCGCAATGCAGCTGGTCGACGGCATCAAGATGCCGCTCGACGACTActggcctgcggcggcggcggcggcggcgccctcgtcgtcgacgacgacgttcTCGGCCTACCACCACGCGCTGAGCATGCAGCAGCAGGCCGCGGCCGgatgcggcgccgccgccgccttcgacatGGACGCGCTGTCGCActgcggcgtcgtcgtcgccccctCGGCGTCTAGCTCCAGCACGCTCACCTCCATGGCCGGCCTCAGCCCCGCcgcggccgacgccgccgagcaGAGCgccaacgtcgccgccgccgccgccgccaccaccaccaacctgCCGTGGCTGGACCTGGGGCACGCCAACCCCATCGCGACGATGGACCACTACGCCGGCGTGCTGGACGAGCTCCGGTGGTCCGACTACTTCGACGGCGCATACCAAGCAGCGACGACGGCCACCCAAGGCGGCGCCCTTCAAGGGCAGTGCCtctacgacggcggcggcggcggcggcaaggacgTCGACGATGCAGTCCAATTCGTGGACGTCCATAGCCTAAGCAACTGGTGCTAA